The proteins below come from a single Drosophila busckii strain San Diego stock center, stock number 13000-0081.31 chromosome X, ASM1175060v1, whole genome shotgun sequence genomic window:
- the LOC117134906 gene encoding TBC1 domain family member 5 homolog B: protein MSAQSQDQRFLLLLLIGLVSGAWLIAGGAAQTFTNEDRGSILKFMDVLINFLDGDTDFGNSTEAPTTDSTLEPVESTTLSTNETESSTTSDASSESESTTLASNETTVSTTPTITSTSSSAVSSPPVRRRICFKRVCYKFANDRGYIY, encoded by the coding sequence aTGTCAGCTCAAAGTCAAGATCAGCGAttcttattgctgttgctcattgGTTTGGTCAGTGGGGCGTGGCTCATCGCTGGTGGCGCAGCTCAGACATTTACCAATGAGGATCGCGGCTCTATACTCAAGTTTATGGATGtgttaattaactttttggATGGCGATACAGACTTTGGCAACAGCACAGAGGCGCCCACAACTGACTCGACGCTGGAGCCAGTGGAAAGCACCACGCTGTCCACTAATGAAACCGAATCCAGCACGACTAGCGATGCGtccagcgagagcgagagcacaACGCTGGCAAGCAACGAGACCACTGTCTCCACCACGCCCACAATAACAAGCACGTCCAGCTCTGCAGTCAGTTCTCCGCCCGTGAGGCGTCGCATTTGCTTTAAGCgtgtttgctataaatttgcaaatgatCGTGGATATATTTATTAA
- the LOC117134907 gene encoding uncharacterized protein LOC117134907, with protein sequence MWRVQLFLLLSTCFLIPHEAKPTTTRSSSVATSTPAALLGRRSNNIGSLAAKDLADLLLASMQARNVKLSDEQQSVIKSLRGMEPMKGERDSVLLQLGMDVIIDGLIGGSSESSCARVIKHIGQSNDKNSLTLSLKSFLALCRFNSIECSQQQVVQLIKSTTAHAHNTPPAVEGSRSTRTALAQSTSSTLTNKSDRQSIMNFLQARRVKELSAILNALLQVCGASSAEATSIVQNLVEMGPKDEQSTLKVLQTNGFSTLIISLMDSLTSIADGQKSGFCAATSDSWIVRLLNMGIDKVVIMGLLTALDRSMPATTNAIMTQGNAMANLVAADVPLSKNAPNAKRQIGSLPLAGNLIGNSLTSGPSDVIMGNQNLVGKAVGLTAPVLANVNALNSISSTATGAAGGGAAGASNLIGNTANLGAQNIIKGNGNTDLSLLQGQVPVAANLLALNSITSSGPLAAASGVLSKTPVGGNAIGNNLNMGPRNIIKGNGNTKITGVDLLAPVMANANLLNSIQSVATGGAAAGGATNAARNAAAGNAIGNSLQTGPRNIIKGNGNTKLTGVDLTAPILANVGLLNSITGGSSSPLGGLLGGGGNNIGNAANLGAKDVIIGNNNKDISLVNGEIPVLANVLALNSITSGLGGGSGGGGVGAGLPIVGDLPVVGGVVNNVVGTVGAVPVVGGVVGGVVNTVGGVVGNLGGTVGGVVGTVGGVVGGVVGALGGILGTLGDVANPLLGNVSGVSGKGVRPEDTVAVVNEKGETLVKFVDKLPAGNNIGNQIKRGPRQIVRGDNNKIVRLVNLDVTAALNVVAANAIRGSGDACIGNQVSTGPDTIIEGNDNTMITLVNADIMALINVVALNQIIGTVGNNCETPEPPTPEPPTPEPPTPEPPTPEPPTPEPPTPEPPTPEPPTPYPPTPMPPTPTPPTPSPPTPNPNLCYRRYCRKWRTRPSYLCYKNCGGDYVYKP encoded by the exons ATGTGGCGTGTCCAGCTGTTCCTTTTGCTTTCCACCTGCTTTCTCATACCGCATGAGGCAAAGCCGACGACAACGCGTAGCAGCAGCGTTGCAACATCCACCCCTGCCGCGCTATTGGGACGacgcagcaacaatattgGCAGTCTGGCGGCCAAGGATTTGGCCGACTTACTGCTGGCCAGCATGCAGGCGCGCAATGTCAAACTGTCGGACGAGCAGCAGTCGGTGATTAAGTCGCTGCGCGGCATGGAACCGATGAAAGGGGAACGCGACTCGGTGTTGCTGCAACTGGGCATGGATGTGATTATTGATGGGCTCATTGGTGgcagcagcgagagcagcTGTGCGCGTGTAATTAAGCACATTGGCCAGTCGAATGACAAGAATAGTCTGACGCTCAGTCTGAAATCCTTCCTCGCTCTCTGCCGCTTCAACAGCATCGAATGCTCGCAGCAACAGGTGGTGCAACTCATCAAGAGCACCACAGCCCATGCCCACAATACGCCACCTGCAGTTGAAGGTAGTCGCAGCACTCGCACCGCTTTGGCTCAATCAACCAGCAGCACTTTGACGAACAAAAGTGATCGCCAGTCTATTATGAATTTCCTGCAGGCGCGTCGAGTGAAGGAGCTGAGTGCCATATTGAATGCTCTGCTGCAAGTGTGTGGCGCATCCAGTGCGGAGGCAACGAGTATTGTGCAGAATCTAGTCGAAA TGGGCCCCAAGGACGAGCAATCCACACTCAAGGTACTGCAGACCAATGGCTTCAGCACATTGATCATCTCGCTGATGGATAGCCTGACTTCCATAGCTGATGGCCAGAAGAGCGGCTTCTGTGCAGCCACCTCAGACAGTTGGATTGTGCGTCTGCTCAACATGGGCATCGATAAGGTCGTCATAATGGGACTGCTCACTGCACTGGATCGCTCTatgccagcaacaactaaTGCGATAATGA CTCAAGGAAATGCTATGGCTAATCTGGTGGCCGCCGATGTGCCACTCAGCAAGAATGCGCCCAATGCAAAGCGTCAGATTGGCTCGCTGCCGCTTGCTGGCAATTTGATAGGCAACAGTTTGACAT CTGGACCTTCGGATGTTATTATGGGCAATCAGAATCTAGTTGGCAAGGCTGTTGGCCTCACTGCACCAGTGTTGGCTAATGTTAATGCGCTAAACTCGATTAGCAGCACTGCTACGggtgctgctggcggcggcgctgctggcgctagCAATCTCATTGGCAATACAGCTAACT TGGGTGCTCAAAATATTATcaaaggcaatggcaacaCTGATTTGAGCCTGCTGCAAGGTCAAGTGCCAGTTGCAGCGAATCTGCTGGCTCTGAATAGCATAACAAGTAGCGGTCCGCTGGCTGCAGCCTCGGGCGTGCTCTCCAAGACGCCAGTGGGCGGCAATGCCATTGGCAATAATCTGAATATGGGACCACGCAACATTATCAAGGGCAATGGCAATACCAAAATTACGGGCGTGGATCTATTGGCGCCTGTAATGGCCAATGCTAATCTATTGAATTCGATACAGAGTGTTGCAACAGGAGGCGCAGCGGCTGGTGGCGCTACAAATGCTGCacgcaacgctgctgctggcaacgctATTGGCAACAGTTTGCAAA CTGGTCCCAGAAACATTATCAAGGGCAATGGCAACACCAAGTTGACAGGTGTAGATCTAACTGCTCCTATACTGGCGAATGTGGGTCTGTTGAATTCTATAACTGGTGGCAGCTCCAGTCCACTGGGCGGTCTGctgggtggtggtggcaacAACATTGGCAATGCAGCTAACT TGGGTGCTAAGGATGTCATtataggcaacaacaataaggaCATAAGCTTGGTCAATGGCGAGATTCCAGTGCTGGCCAATGTATTGGCTTTGAATAGCATAACAAGCGGTttgggcggcggcagcggcggcggcggcgttggcgcCGGACTGCCCATTGTGGGTGATCTGCCAGTTGTGGGCGGTGTAGTGAACAATGTGGTGGGCACTGTAGGCGCGGTGCCTGTTGTGGGCGGCGTAGTCGGCGGTGTAGTGAACACTGTGGGCGGCGTTGTTGGCAATTTAGGCGGCACAGTGGGCGGCGTTGTGGGCACAGTGGGCGGCGTTGTCGGCGGCGTTGTTGGCGCACTTGGCGGCATTCTAGGCACCTTGGGTGACGTGGCCAATCCACTGCTGGGCAATGTGTCCGGCGTTAGCGGCAAGGGAGTGCGTCCAGAGGATACAGTGGCGGTCGTGAACGAAAAGGGCGAGACGCTGGTCAAGTTTGTGGACAAATTGCCAGCGGGCAATAATATTGGCAATCAAATTAAGC GCGGTCCCAGGCAAATTGTGCGTggtgacaacaacaagatcGTACGTCTGGTCAATCTGGATGTCACTGCGGCGCTCAATGTGGTTGCTGCCAATGCCATTCGCGGCAGCGGCGACGCCTGCATTGGCAACCAAGTCAGCA CTGGACCCGATACGATTATTGAGGGCAATGATAATACGATGATTACCTTGGTGAATGCCGATATTATGGCCTTGATCAATGTTGTGGCGCTGAATCAAATCATTGGCACGGTGGGCAACAATTGTGAGACACCAGAGCCACCAACGCCAGAGCCTCCAACTCCAGAGCCACCAACGCCAGAGCCACCAACTCCAGAGCCTCCAACTCCAGAGCCTCCAACTCCAGAGCCACCAACTCCAGAGCCTCCTACTCCCTATCCACCCACACCCATGCCACCCACTCCCACACCACCTACTCCCTCTCCACCCACACCCAATCCCAATCTCTGCTATCGTCGCTACTGTCGCAAGTGGCGCACTCGCCCCAGCTATCTATGCTACAAGAACTGTGGCGGCGACTATGTCTACAAGCCCTAA
- the LOC108606305 gene encoding mitochondrial import receptor subunit TOM40 homolog 1-like, producing MGNIQQQQQQLGAQNSSSSSSSSSPERLGKHKFYRFLGIRLANEGDGYEDEKRALNWKLDRLNEQLRKEEYPKSVTLAALPSAELAEHKTQAPAKTSKLRQPGTVAELHRCCHDMLPQCFEGFRLNVSRALGHSSVAVGHMLQVGHKPQLAACQFNVSYSGDSLQPSSGESYPLLLGELDARGNATATVMHYLTQRLRGKFTAHIADSALQSSRLFFDYFGDTFSCTCVLSNIDVQQRMGVFVASYLQQLTPRLALGLDFIYQREDIVPGGQAALLSAVGRYQEGNKQWSAMFSLNALELCYSQIYGENLGASVQLQVNILKRQAISRLCYHCYMSRLCFSFRGGIDTRGVISAVCEKRLEPLPVVLELSAKMNHVTNRFRFGLGLVMG from the coding sequence ATGGGcaatatacaacaacaacaacagcagctgggaGCGCAGaattcgtcgtcgtcgtcgtcgtcgtcgtcgccggaGCGTTTGGGTAAGCACAAGTTTTATAGATTTCTGGGCATACGCTTGGCCAACGAGGGCGACGGCTATGAGGATGAGAAGCGAGCTCTAAACTGGAAGCTGGATCGACTCAATGAGCAGCTGCGCAAGGAAGAGTATCCCAAGTCGgtgacgctggcagcgctgcccaGCGCTGAGCTGGCGGAGCACAAAACGCAGGCGCCAGCGAAGACATCAAAGCTACGTCAACCTGGCACCGTGGCCGAGTTGCATCGTTGCTGCCACGACATGTTGCCGCAGTGCTTCGAGGGCTTTCGCCTGAATGTGTCGCGTGCACTGGGGCACAGCTCGGTGGCAGTTGGCCATATGTTGCAAGTGGGCCATAAGCCGCAACTTGCCGCCTGCCAGTTCAATGTGAGCTACAGCGGCGACTCACTGCAGCCGTCGAGCGGCGAGAGCtatccgctgctgctgggcgaaCTGGATGCACGTGGCAATGCCACAGCCACTGTGATGCACTATCTGACGCAGCGGCTGCGTGGCAAGTTCACGGCGCATATTGCGGACTCGGCGTTGCAAAGCTCGCGTTTGTTTTTCGACTATTTCGGCGACACTTTCAGTTGCACCTGCGTGCTCAGCAACATTGACGTGCAACAGCGCATGGGCGTCTTTGTGGCAAGCTACTTGCAACAGCTGACGCCACGCCTGGCGCTCGGCCTGGATTTTATCTATCAGCGTGAGGACATCGTGCCAGGCggccaagcagcgctgctctccgCCGTTGGACGCTACCAGGAAGGCAACAAGCAATGGTCCGCCATGTTCAGTTTGAACGCCCTCGAGCTTTGCTATAGCCAAATATATGGCGAGAATTTGGGCGCCAGCGTTCAACTGCAGGTGAACATCTTGAAGCGTCAGGCCATCTCACGTTTGTGCTATCATTGCTACATGTCCAGGCTCTGCTTCAGCTTTCGCGGCGGCATCGATACGCGCGGCGTCATCAGCGCCGTCTGCGAGAAGCGCCTCGAGCCGCTGCCCGTTGTCCTCGAGCTTAGCGCCAAGATGAATCATGTGACCAACCGCTTTCGCTTTGGCCTGGGGCTAGTCATGGGTTAA